Part of the Streptomyces europaeiscabiei genome is shown below.
CGCTGGTGGCGCGGTCGAAGGAGGGCTTGACCTCACCGAGGAAGTACGGCTTGAACGGGACCATGCCCGCGTTGACCAGGAGCAGAGTCGGGTCGTCCGCGATGAGCGACGCCGAAGGGACGACGGTGTGACCGCGCTCCTCGAAGAAGCTCAACCAGCGGCGGCGGATTTCAGCCGACTCCATCAGTGGTCCTCATTCCGGTTGTACGGGTACGACGAGCTGTCGACGTACCTCGGATTCCTGCTGTACTTCGGGGTGTTGGTGTTCTCGATGGCGACGATGTGCCTCGGGGCCGGAAGCTCCGGGTACTGGTCGGGGTTGGCCTCGATGCCGAGTGCCTCGCCCAGTTCGGCCTCCCGCTGGGCCATGTTGTCGCGGACGTCGAGCGCGAAGCCGACCGCCCGGTCCTTGAGCCTGTGGCCCGCCTCGACCGCCTTGTGCGCCGCCTGGGTGGCGAGGTGCTCGGGGGTGAGCTGCTTGAGCTTGCGGTTGACCTTGGTGGTGGCCCACACTCCGGCGGCGACCCCTGTGGTGAACCAGAACGTACGGCGGAACATCGCTCGGTCAGTCCTTCTTTCCACGGGAGTTGCGCCTGCTCCTGCGCGCGCCCGGCACGGTGCGGCCGACGATCACGGTACGACGCTGCTCCTCGGCGGGCTCGCCCTCCCGGCGGCCGCCCATGGCCCGGCGTACGCCGTAGCCGAAGGCGGCGACCTTGACGAGGGGGCCGCCGAAGGTGGACGCGACGGTCGTGGAGAGCGCCGAGGCGTTCGACGTGACCTCCTGGACGTCGGACGCGATGGCGTCGACCCGTTCGATCTGGGTCTGCGCGGAGCGGACGGCGGTGGACGCGTCGGCGAGGAGGGGGACGGCCTGGTCGGTCACGTCCGCGACGAGCTTGGTGGTCGCCTTGAGCGTCTGGGCCAGCCTCGCCAGCGCGACGGCGAGGAAGGAGACCAGGATCGCCCAGAAGACGGCCACCAGGATCCCGGCCACCTCTCCACCGGACACTGTCTGCACCCGCTCCCTGGAACATGCCTGAACGTCGAAAAGTCGTGTCCCGAGCCTATCGCGCCGGAGCGATCGCCCAGTACCGCATTAATGCCTACCGCAGTGCCTACCGCAGTGCCTGGCGCCGTGCCCGCCGCAGCGCCTGCCGCAGTACGGCGTCAGCCCGCCGTCCCGCCCGCCGGGAAGGGCGGGGGGACGACGGGCTGACGCTCGGTGCGTGTGTACTACGTCCGTCGAAAGAGGATCAACGGGCGTAGTACTCGACGACGAGCTGCTCGTCGCAGATGACCGGGACTTCCTTGCGGTTCGGCTCGCGGTCCAGGCGGAACGCCAGGGCCTTGAGGTTCACCTGCAGGTAGCGGGGGGTCTCACCGTCCGCGGCGAAGCCACCCTCGCGGGCGACCTCGAACAGCGGCTTCTGGCGGCTGCGCTCACGGACCATGACGACGTCGTCCGGCTTGACGCGGAAGGACGGCTTGTCGACCTT
Proteins encoded:
- a CDS encoding DUF948 domain-containing protein, producing the protein MSGGEVAGILVAVFWAILVSFLAVALARLAQTLKATTKLVADVTDQAVPLLADASTAVRSAQTQIERVDAIASDVQEVTSNASALSTTVASTFGGPLVKVAAFGYGVRRAMGGRREGEPAEEQRRTVIVGRTVPGARRSRRNSRGKKD